The following are encoded together in the Blautia obeum ATCC 29174 genome:
- a CDS encoding glycoside hydrolase family 2 TIM barrel-domain containing protein, producing the protein MKKIDFNRNWTCRCLTRDEEPYSVTLPHDAMRSEPRTKESVSEGNSGWYLGGDYEYTKHVFVPSEYSGKKVLIEFESVYHNAEVYINGKKAAYRPYGYTNFYVDTEGFLKYEAQNEIRVIARNSDQPNSRWYSGTGIYRPVYLWTGDQKYIPVNGIKIHTVSYAPAVIEVEIKTSCLGRVKAEVLDKENCILTQEVENTGHPSVFRMEIPNAKLWDCDHPNLYTLRATFGEDVVEETFGIRLLEWNPEKGLTINGKREILRGACVHHDNGVLGACTYPEAEERRVRILKENGYNAIRSSHYPCSKDMLDACDRQGMLMMDEYVDVWYIHKTKYDYAGYLNEWWQQDLKDMVEKDYNHPCVIMYSTGNEVAETAQKKGIELTGRMTSYLHKLDPYRPVTCGINIFFNFLSSMGMGVYSDDKAEKSAEIAEQEAKKQEKEKKKPVGSEFYNTLACLVGDYFMKIGATLPPCDWKTKDAFANMDIAGYNYGLFRYKHDLKKYPKRLILGTETFCKDAYSFWEIAKKNKRILGDFVWSGWEYIGETGDGAAEYEDYRGRMPHTRMTGNNGRIDLLGKPRAEAAYTRVAFERETGPFIAVKPVYQKENLQLTGWALSKALESWSWRGCAGEKAEVEVFARAAEVELLVNGKKAARGKVKKCRSKFHIPYEDGEITAVSYDKNGQEISRQTLMTANEETVLHIRPEQKTVKAGRLLFIPLQYGDSAGNWKPMEKHHLKVTVENATLEGLGSACSYVEGNYAQDTVDTYYGEAMAVVRAGEAGSVKITVSDEERIYTCEIPVIVAK; encoded by the coding sequence ATGAAGAAGATAGATTTTAACAGAAACTGGACTTGTAGATGCCTGACCAGAGATGAAGAACCATATTCCGTAACACTTCCACATGATGCCATGCGGAGTGAACCGCGTACCAAAGAAAGTGTCAGCGAGGGAAATTCCGGATGGTATCTGGGTGGCGATTATGAATATACGAAACATGTTTTTGTGCCGTCAGAGTACAGCGGCAAAAAAGTTCTCATTGAGTTTGAAAGTGTTTATCATAATGCAGAAGTCTATATTAATGGAAAGAAAGCCGCATACAGACCATATGGTTATACAAATTTCTATGTAGATACGGAAGGATTTCTGAAATACGAAGCACAGAATGAAATCCGCGTGATCGCACGGAATTCTGACCAGCCAAACAGCCGCTGGTATTCCGGAACAGGAATCTACCGTCCGGTGTACCTCTGGACAGGTGATCAGAAGTACATTCCGGTAAATGGAATCAAGATCCATACGGTCAGCTATGCACCGGCAGTGATCGAGGTAGAAATAAAAACTTCCTGCCTGGGCAGGGTGAAAGCAGAGGTCTTGGATAAAGAGAATTGTATTCTTACACAAGAGGTTGAAAATACCGGACACCCGTCGGTTTTCCGTATGGAAATTCCGAACGCAAAGCTCTGGGACTGTGATCATCCGAATCTTTATACTCTGCGTGCAACCTTTGGAGAGGATGTCGTAGAGGAAACATTTGGAATCCGACTTCTTGAATGGAATCCGGAAAAAGGTCTTACGATCAACGGTAAGAGGGAAATCCTCAGAGGAGCCTGCGTACATCATGATAATGGTGTACTGGGAGCCTGCACTTATCCGGAAGCGGAAGAACGAAGAGTCCGTATCCTCAAAGAGAATGGTTATAATGCGATTCGTTCTTCTCATTATCCGTGTTCCAAAGACATGCTGGATGCCTGCGACCGTCAGGGAATGCTGATGATGGACGAATATGTAGATGTCTGGTATATTCATAAGACAAAATATGACTATGCAGGATATCTGAATGAATGGTGGCAGCAGGACCTTAAAGATATGGTGGAGAAAGATTACAATCATCCATGTGTGATCATGTATTCCACCGGAAATGAAGTTGCAGAAACTGCACAGAAAAAAGGAATCGAACTGACCGGCAGAATGACTTCTTATCTTCATAAGCTGGATCCATACAGACCGGTAACCTGCGGAATCAACATTTTCTTTAACTTCTTAAGCTCCATGGGAATGGGTGTCTACAGCGATGATAAAGCAGAAAAAAGTGCGGAGATTGCAGAGCAGGAGGCAAAAAAACAGGAAAAAGAAAAGAAAAAACCGGTAGGAAGTGAATTCTATAATACACTTGCCTGTCTGGTTGGCGACTATTTTATGAAAATTGGTGCGACACTTCCGCCATGTGACTGGAAAACAAAAGATGCTTTTGCAAATATGGATATCGCTGGTTACAACTACGGACTTTTCCGATACAAACATGACCTGAAAAAATATCCGAAACGTCTGATCCTCGGTACAGAGACTTTCTGCAAGGATGCATATAGCTTCTGGGAGATTGCAAAGAAGAATAAACGAATCTTGGGCGATTTTGTCTGGTCCGGATGGGAATATATCGGAGAGACCGGAGATGGTGCTGCTGAGTATGAAGATTACAGAGGCAGGATGCCACATACCAGAATGACTGGAAACAACGGAAGAATCGACCTTCTCGGAAAACCTCGTGCAGAGGCTGCTTATACAAGAGTTGCTTTTGAGAGGGAAACGGGTCCGTTTATTGCTGTGAAACCTGTTTATCAGAAGGAGAATCTGCAATTGACCGGATGGGCGCTGTCCAAAGCACTGGAAAGCTGGTCATGGCGGGGATGTGCCGGAGAAAAAGCAGAGGTTGAAGTTTTTGCAAGAGCAGCAGAGGTGGAACTTCTGGTCAATGGTAAAAAAGCTGCCCGTGGCAAAGTAAAGAAATGCCGTTCAAAATTCCACATTCCATATGAAGACGGTGAGATCACAGCAGTTTCTTATGATAAAAACGGACAGGAGATCAGTCGTCAGACTCTGATGACAGCAAATGAAGAAACAGTACTTCATATCAGACCGGAGCAGAAAACTGTGAAGGCTGGCAGATTGCTGTTTATTCCATTACAGTATGGAGATTCTGCCGGAAACTGGAAACCGATGGAGAAGCATCATCTGAAAGTTACAGTAGAGAATGCTACGCTCGAAGGGCTGGGAAGTGCCTGCTCCTATGTAGAAGGAAATTATGCGCAGGATACGGTCGATACTTATTACGGTGAAGCGATGGCTGTAGTCCGTGCCGGAGAAGCCGGATCTGTAAAGATTACTGTTTCTGATGAAGAAAGAATATATACCTGTGAGATTCCGGTAATTGTAGCAAAATAA
- a CDS encoding MFS transporter: MSKTNKDFWNGPLTGSRIKSEDVKLPEMLIGYFIGPFGALLASGIFTSILQNYFTDVLKLNLTFLTTLQLFSTILIVAANLIVGQLIERTRTMAGKARPWILLSALTLSIASVLMFVVPFEGTAKMVWIAIAYNLFYAVAYPIYNTANSTLIPVSTRNSKQRGALASFTNVAGLAVMGAGSMVFPILVSFALKENQHLWLVAMTAIAIFSALTIFLQFKFTRERVTEEQMSQGAEEEKTVKTASLKEQLSAVTSEKMWWIVMLFYMGFQWSGAMKNGSMTYFCKWVMDNTFFGTADAWGASQSLLSIMGAVPMAVAAVAIVPLCNKFGKRIVCMVGMLLGAVGGVIAIMGNGQIVPVAIGVALKCLGSAPACYMILAMLADVIDHIEYKFGIRTDGLTMSIYSSIMVAATPVCNSIFSAILNASGYDQAADIALGTAAQTAAAQTAISVGYIWVETIAYVICAILIFFFTIEKDLPEEQKAIAARKNNK; the protein is encoded by the coding sequence ATGAGCAAGACAAATAAAGATTTCTGGAACGGTCCACTGACCGGTTCCAGAATCAAATCAGAGGATGTAAAACTTCCGGAGATGTTGATCGGATATTTTATCGGACCGTTCGGAGCACTTCTGGCTTCCGGTATTTTTACCAGTATCCTTCAGAATTATTTTACAGATGTCCTGAAACTGAACCTGACATTTCTGACAACTTTACAGCTGTTCTCGACCATTCTGATCGTAGCAGCAAACCTGATCGTAGGTCAGCTTATTGAGCGTACGAGAACAATGGCTGGAAAGGCAAGACCGTGGATCCTGCTGTCTGCTCTGACTCTGTCCATTGCCTCTGTACTGATGTTTGTAGTTCCTTTTGAGGGAACTGCCAAAATGGTGTGGATCGCGATTGCCTACAACCTGTTTTATGCTGTGGCTTATCCGATCTACAATACAGCTAACTCCACACTGATTCCTGTATCTACAAGAAACAGTAAACAGAGAGGTGCACTGGCTTCCTTCACAAATGTGGCAGGACTTGCTGTTATGGGTGCCGGTTCCATGGTATTCCCGATCCTGGTTTCTTTCGCACTGAAAGAAAATCAGCATCTGTGGCTGGTAGCGATGACTGCCATTGCTATTTTTTCTGCACTTACCATTTTCTTACAGTTTAAATTTACACGTGAGCGTGTAACAGAAGAGCAGATGTCACAGGGAGCTGAAGAGGAGAAAACAGTCAAAACTGCTTCTCTGAAAGAACAGCTTTCCGCAGTTACCAGTGAAAAAATGTGGTGGATCGTTATGCTGTTCTACATGGGCTTCCAGTGGAGCGGCGCTATGAAGAACGGTTCCATGACGTATTTCTGTAAATGGGTAATGGACAACACTTTCTTTGGAACAGCAGATGCCTGGGGTGCTTCACAGTCACTTTTAAGTATCATGGGTGCGGTTCCGATGGCTGTGGCAGCAGTGGCAATCGTACCTCTCTGTAATAAATTTGGAAAACGTATTGTATGTATGGTTGGTATGCTGCTGGGAGCTGTCGGTGGTGTGATCGCGATTATGGGTAACGGACAGATTGTTCCTGTAGCAATCGGTGTGGCACTGAAATGTCTCGGATCTGCTCCGGCATGCTACATGATCCTTGCCATGCTTGCGGATGTTATTGATCATATTGAGTACAAATTCGGGATCCGTACAGATGGATTGACAATGTCTATTTACAGTTCCATCATGGTTGCTGCGACTCCGGTATGTAATTCTATTTTCAGTGCAATCTTAAATGCCAGTGGATATGACCAGGCAGCAGACATTGCACTGGGTACTGCAGCACAGACAGCTGCGGCACAGACAGCAATCTCTGTCGGATATATCTGGGTAGAGACAATTGCTTATGTGATCTGTGCAATTCTGATTTTCTTCTTTACGATAGAGAAGGATCTGCCGGAAGAGCAGAAGGCAATTGCAGCAAGAAAAAACAATAAATAA
- a CDS encoding amylo-alpha-1,6-glucosidase, which produces MSKSYWIWYPGDFELYHGMKQNFSRVERGFGWPAFWKSEGFRNRVAFRRTYHLEEETSFTVYSNAIGHVLAGEKKYPFGKKITCGPGEVAIAVHAGCIEAFPCIYIEGDVICSDTGWMVEDYEKDPQPAGRSKYFTRPEQNPTVWEYSEKVYEPVCVTEYNGGTLYEFETELNAVLEAEFKNGYQPVWICCGESREEAIDPVNCYYSWQPDKETGKCPCCAVRFAYIPDCKPGEVILRANHQYVDIPVKAAFHCGEERLNQIWSVAEHTFRLCSGIFFIDGVKRDKWIWSGDAYQSFFVNRYLMADADIDQRTILALRGNDPMTKHINTIVDYSLLWLLGVDYHNEGYGDREFLELVYPKMVSLMEFCNGRREEHGFLIGKEKDWVYIDWADMDKDGPLCAEQMLYAACFRVMAEISEQLGKDGSAYRQDYEKLTASIEKFFWDEEKGAYIDSFTSGKRNVTRHANIFAILFDIADKQKQEKILKNVLENDEIPAITTPYFNFFELDVLCQMGKLTEVLDKIRSYWGGMLDLGAVTFWEEYDPSVPKEEQYDMYGDHFGKSLCHAWAASPIYFLAKYFAGLDLVNKDGVTYVLKPQMQYFTDLDCILPVGSDGTVRLAWDGECLEVIADAEGGVLELGEEKISLVRGETRRVKI; this is translated from the coding sequence ATGAGCAAAAGTTATTGGATCTGGTATCCGGGAGATTTTGAGTTATATCATGGAATGAAGCAGAATTTCAGTCGTGTGGAGCGAGGGTTTGGATGGCCGGCTTTCTGGAAGAGTGAAGGTTTCCGCAACCGTGTTGCTTTTCGCCGCACTTATCATCTGGAGGAAGAAACATCTTTCACTGTATATTCCAATGCGATCGGACATGTGCTGGCAGGAGAAAAGAAATATCCATTTGGAAAAAAGATCACCTGTGGACCGGGAGAAGTTGCAATAGCTGTTCATGCAGGCTGCATTGAGGCTTTTCCATGTATTTATATAGAAGGCGATGTGATCTGCTCTGATACAGGATGGATGGTAGAGGATTATGAAAAGGACCCACAGCCGGCGGGAAGAAGCAAATATTTCACCAGACCGGAACAGAATCCGACAGTCTGGGAATACAGTGAAAAGGTGTATGAGCCAGTCTGTGTCACAGAATATAATGGCGGAACACTTTATGAATTTGAAACAGAGCTGAATGCTGTTCTGGAAGCAGAGTTCAAAAACGGATATCAGCCGGTATGGATCTGCTGCGGCGAATCCAGGGAAGAGGCAATTGATCCGGTAAATTGCTATTACAGCTGGCAGCCGGACAAAGAAACTGGAAAGTGTCCATGCTGTGCAGTACGTTTTGCGTATATTCCGGATTGTAAGCCGGGAGAAGTTATCCTCAGAGCAAATCATCAGTATGTGGATATCCCGGTAAAAGCAGCTTTTCATTGTGGAGAAGAACGTCTGAATCAGATCTGGTCGGTGGCAGAGCATACATTCCGTCTTTGCAGTGGAATCTTTTTTATCGATGGAGTGAAACGTGATAAATGGATCTGGTCAGGAGATGCATACCAGAGCTTCTTTGTAAACCGTTATCTGATGGCTGATGCAGATATTGATCAGAGAACGATTCTGGCACTTCGCGGCAATGACCCGATGACAAAGCACATCAATACAATTGTAGATTACTCTCTGTTGTGGCTACTGGGGGTGGATTATCACAATGAAGGATATGGCGACAGAGAATTTCTGGAACTGGTTTATCCGAAGATGGTTTCCCTTATGGAGTTTTGTAATGGCAGGCGAGAGGAACATGGCTTCCTGATCGGGAAAGAAAAAGACTGGGTATATATTGACTGGGCAGATATGGATAAAGATGGTCCGCTCTGTGCGGAACAGATGCTTTATGCAGCATGTTTCCGTGTGATGGCAGAAATCAGCGAACAGCTTGGTAAGGACGGAAGTGCTTACAGGCAGGACTATGAAAAACTGACTGCTTCCATTGAGAAATTTTTCTGGGATGAAGAAAAGGGTGCATATATCGATTCCTTCACTTCTGGTAAACGTAATGTGACAAGACATGCGAATATTTTTGCAATTCTGTTTGATATCGCAGACAAACAGAAGCAGGAAAAAATACTCAAAAACGTACTCGAAAATGATGAAATTCCGGCAATCACAACACCATACTTTAACTTCTTTGAGTTGGATGTACTGTGCCAGATGGGAAAACTGACAGAAGTTCTGGACAAGATCCGTTCCTACTGGGGTGGTATGCTGGATCTTGGGGCAGTCACATTCTGGGAAGAATATGATCCGTCCGTGCCGAAGGAAGAACAGTATGATATGTACGGGGATCATTTTGGCAAGAGTCTCTGCCATGCATGGGCGGCAAGTCCTATCTATTTTCTGGCAAAATACTTTGCCGGACTGGATCTTGTAAACAAGGATGGGGTTACTTATGTATTAAAGCCGCAGATGCAGTATTTTACAGACCTGGACTGTATACTTCCTGTGGGAAGTGACGGGACGGTCCGGCTGGCCTGGGATGGAGAATGTCTGGAAGTGATTGCAGATGCAGAAGGTGGAGTTCTGGAACTCGGTGAAGAAAAAATTTCTCTGGTCAGAGGAGAAACAAGAAGGGTGAAGATTTGA
- a CDS encoding glycoside hydrolase family 3 C-terminal domain-containing protein, protein MSRKRNLWRGLTTLTASLLTVSVAAGPVVDSYRTDIDKFLGTKSSAMVTDSTDEDLYTHKSDYSSTTELLDSIEDLGERMSEEGTVLLKNENNALPLSKDETQKLSLLGFSSYYPVQGGDMGSSLNENKGTDADTVDFVEALDAKGFKINEDLHDLYKSLESEFKTEVNMWGNIMEYYHITAPATDGVFASKEPSQEKMDSVDDKWKDSMDNYNVMLVTIGRSSTENGTYLPGVDGVDASQNLNQTDPLGLSDDERDLINAAVEAKENNGGKVIVMLNNANAMEIDEIKNNDGVDAIMEIGFPGGYGFYGVADILSGEANPSGHLTDTYAVTNANSPAAQNFGNYEWTNADPSVNINAEEVEAEDIYTGYKYYETRYADTVLGQGNADATVGSSTGKAWNYDDEVSYPFGYGLSYTTFEQTLKSVDVDLANRTVTAEVDVKNTGDVAGKDVVQLYTSVPYTDYDVENKVEKSAVQLLDYEKTDMIEPGESQTVTITADAQDMASWDSSCENEAGTTGNWILDNGTYYFTVGNGAHEAVNNVLAAQDQDVEGNKDNVQTWELGDFDSSSFAVTLNGTPVENQLQDADLNNWMEDTVTYLSRNDWEGTWPETYKDLTATDEMISTMADDYSDIEANGDPSSVTFGADNGMTLANMKGVEDITDERWSTLMDQLTLEECLIRTGLGGTSTKVIESITSPEAIQNDGPNGFNSYPLGQYANSDASTGDPCVIAEDDPNRDYKMGVMANETVIGQTFSKQLAAEWGKAVGNYSLWANTAIWWGVGTNLHRTPYNARNHEYFSEDAVLTAGQGAAIIKAGHDYGVLIAPKHLAFNDTEINRTGIAEFMTEQAARENELRGTQSCIKDANALAVMTTYNRVGCVTSNAHTGLLLNILHKEWGFKGLMSEDFIQDPAYTKIHMAVHNGVTMTCNTGDNTMAAVEAVWPYWSVENASQSEELLTDLKQAMLYQNYALANSNAMDGMSTSTHIEKLNTWYDNLITGLRIGFGVLTVLCAAMYLLGLKKKEQ, encoded by the coding sequence ATGAGCAGAAAAAGAAATCTCTGGCGTGGTCTGACTACTCTTACAGCGTCTCTTCTGACCGTTTCTGTTGCGGCAGGACCTGTAGTAGACAGCTATCGTACAGATATCGACAAATTTCTTGGCACAAAGAGCAGTGCGATGGTAACAGACAGTACAGATGAGGACCTGTACACACATAAATCTGATTATTCCAGCACGACAGAACTTCTGGATTCCATCGAGGATCTGGGAGAACGTATGAGTGAGGAAGGAACGGTTCTGTTAAAGAACGAGAATAATGCACTTCCGCTGTCAAAAGATGAGACACAGAAACTGTCCCTTCTTGGATTTTCCAGCTACTATCCGGTACAGGGTGGAGACATGGGAAGCTCCCTGAATGAGAATAAAGGAACAGATGCAGATACTGTAGATTTTGTTGAAGCGTTGGATGCAAAGGGATTCAAGATCAATGAAGACCTTCATGATCTGTACAAGAGTCTGGAATCAGAGTTTAAGACAGAGGTTAACATGTGGGGAAATATTATGGAATATTACCACATCACAGCTCCGGCAACAGATGGTGTATTTGCAAGCAAAGAGCCTTCTCAGGAAAAAATGGACAGTGTAGATGACAAGTGGAAGGATTCCATGGATAACTACAATGTTATGCTTGTAACAATCGGACGTTCTTCTACAGAAAACGGAACTTACCTTCCGGGTGTGGATGGCGTAGATGCATCTCAGAATCTGAATCAGACTGACCCGCTTGGCTTAAGTGATGATGAGCGTGACCTGATCAACGCTGCTGTTGAAGCAAAAGAGAACAACGGCGGTAAAGTCATTGTTATGCTGAATAATGCAAATGCAATGGAAATTGATGAGATCAAAAATAACGATGGTGTAGATGCAATCATGGAAATTGGTTTCCCAGGAGGTTATGGTTTCTATGGTGTGGCAGATATCCTTTCCGGAGAAGCAAATCCGTCCGGTCATCTGACAGATACTTATGCTGTGACAAATGCCAACTCACCGGCAGCACAGAATTTTGGAAACTATGAGTGGACAAATGCAGATCCGTCTGTAAATATCAATGCAGAAGAAGTGGAAGCAGAGGATATTTATACTGGATATAAATATTACGAGACAAGATATGCAGATACGGTACTTGGACAGGGAAATGCGGACGCAACTGTAGGAAGTTCTACAGGCAAAGCATGGAACTATGATGATGAAGTATCTTATCCGTTTGGATATGGTCTTTCTTATACAACTTTCGAGCAGACTCTCAAGAGTGTGGATGTAGACCTTGCTAACAGAACTGTAACAGCAGAAGTAGATGTTAAGAATACAGGAGATGTTGCTGGTAAAGATGTTGTGCAGCTGTATACTTCTGTTCCTTATACAGACTATGATGTAGAAAATAAAGTAGAAAAATCAGCAGTACAGCTTCTCGACTATGAAAAAACAGATATGATCGAGCCAGGCGAAAGCCAGACTGTTACAATTACAGCAGATGCACAGGATATGGCAAGCTGGGACAGCTCCTGCGAGAATGAAGCAGGAACAACAGGTAACTGGATACTGGACAATGGAACTTATTACTTCACTGTTGGAAATGGTGCACATGAGGCAGTAAATAACGTGCTTGCTGCACAGGATCAGGATGTTGAAGGAAATAAAGATAATGTACAGACATGGGAACTTGGTGATTTCGATTCCTCTTCCTTTGCAGTAACTTTAAATGGTACACCGGTAGAAAATCAGCTCCAGGATGCAGATCTGAATAACTGGATGGAAGACACCGTTACTTACTTAAGCAGAAATGACTGGGAAGGAACTTGGCCGGAAACATACAAAGACCTGACAGCTACAGATGAGATGATCAGCACTATGGCTGATGACTACAGTGATATCGAAGCAAACGGAGATCCGTCTTCTGTAACCTTCGGGGCAGATAATGGAATGACCTTGGCAAATATGAAGGGTGTAGAAGATATCACAGATGAAAGATGGAGTACACTGATGGATCAGCTTACTCTGGAAGAATGCCTGATCCGTACTGGACTTGGTGGAACCAGCACAAAGGTTATCGAATCTATCACTTCTCCGGAAGCAATCCAGAACGATGGACCGAACGGATTCAACTCTTATCCGCTGGGCCAGTATGCAAACTCCGATGCTTCTACAGGAGATCCTTGTGTGATCGCAGAAGATGATCCGAACCGTGACTACAAGATGGGTGTTATGGCAAATGAGACTGTTATTGGCCAGACATTCAGCAAACAGCTGGCTGCAGAATGGGGAAAAGCAGTAGGTAACTATTCTCTGTGGGCAAATACAGCAATCTGGTGGGGAGTTGGAACCAACCTTCATCGTACACCGTACAATGCACGTAACCATGAATATTTCTCAGAAGATGCAGTTCTGACAGCAGGTCAGGGTGCAGCAATCATCAAGGCCGGACATGACTATGGCGTACTGATCGCACCGAAACATCTGGCATTCAATGATACGGAGATCAACCGTACCGGTATTGCCGAGTTTATGACAGAACAGGCTGCACGTGAAAATGAGCTTCGTGGTACACAGTCCTGTATCAAAGATGCAAATGCGCTTGCTGTAATGACTACATACAACCGTGTCGGCTGTGTGACAAGTAATGCACATACCGGACTGCTTCTGAATATCCTTCACAAAGAATGGGGCTTCAAGGGCCTGATGTCTGAGGACTTCATTCAGGATCCGGCTTATACGAAGATTCACATGGCAGTACATAATGGTGTAACCATGACATGTAACACCGGTGACAACACCATGGCAGCAGTAGAAGCAGTATGGCCATACTGGAGTGTAGAAAATGCAAGCCAGAGTGAAGAACTTCTGACAGATCTGAAACAGGCAATGCTGTATCAGAATTATGCACTTGCAAACTCAAATGCAATGGATGGTATGTCAACCTCTACACATATTGAGAAACTGAATACATGGTATGATAACCTGATCACAGGTCTTCGTATCGGATTTGGTGTACTGACTGTACTCTGTGCAGCAATGTACCTGCTTGGACTGAAAAAGAAAGAGCAGTAA
- a CDS encoding leucine-rich repeat protein has product MGKRKLKTVFWVFLLLIVTGLIGCKQKEPEKEQLCHIVMEKGDGYQVTDPVRTIKSGSNVSFTVTLDNNWQILGTDYHGETEIIKDDDGKTVEIVLHEVKYSESICIQAEKGKYEILYDANGGQNTSGDSDRVSICYRGTHQRINTSIGTDLFFRKGYTLLGWNTRADGSGQAVGLGSRIAWKAGLVLYAQWTPWTDEADFIYKKVSGFAVITGYSGKAQQICIPPSLGGLPVRTIRENAFADTDCKTVILSPGIYEIEKWAFRNSHLEQLYLYDDLEKISDYAFQDCDMLHTLHINAIEAPAYSGNYFDTFQDKYDRLLSMKDKKKIVLFSGSSTRFGYDSEMIDQAFPDYEVVNMGVFAYSPALPQLELIRSCMKEGDVLLDSPEFDAANRQFCYQKELDYATFAMMESDYDVFAQLDLREYKQIFTAFTAYQDARADMERKNYDVCASEYDEDGNEVEEPSYNEYGDYVVYRPNSTSEKPIYGLPVNYTVNAYPKDTYIDSINTEFQRFLDQGIKVYFTYSPRNKYALSEDSTQEERIRLHEYFKSQLNVPVISELEDSLYTGIYLYGTDNHLSTEGAQIRTEKVIRDLKEQFAKEEKK; this is encoded by the coding sequence ATGGGTAAAAGAAAATTAAAAACTGTATTCTGGGTATTCCTTCTTCTGATAGTGACAGGTCTGATAGGATGTAAGCAGAAAGAGCCCGAAAAAGAACAGCTTTGTCATATTGTTATGGAAAAGGGGGATGGGTATCAGGTAACGGATCCTGTCAGAACAATAAAATCCGGAAGCAATGTGAGCTTTACAGTCACGCTGGATAATAACTGGCAGATTCTGGGCACAGATTATCATGGCGAGACAGAAATAATAAAAGATGATGATGGAAAAACCGTGGAGATTGTTCTGCATGAAGTAAAATATTCGGAGAGTATCTGCATTCAGGCTGAAAAAGGAAAATATGAGATTTTGTATGATGCCAATGGCGGACAAAACACTTCAGGGGATTCAGACAGAGTGAGCATCTGTTATCGAGGTACTCACCAGAGAATCAATACTTCAATAGGAACGGATCTCTTTTTCAGAAAGGGTTACACACTGCTTGGATGGAATACCAGGGCTGATGGAAGCGGCCAGGCTGTGGGACTTGGAAGCCGGATCGCGTGGAAAGCAGGGCTTGTGCTGTATGCACAGTGGACGCCGTGGACAGACGAGGCAGATTTTATATACAAAAAAGTATCAGGCTTTGCAGTCATAACCGGATATAGCGGCAAGGCACAGCAGATCTGTATTCCACCCAGTCTTGGAGGATTGCCGGTACGTACAATCCGGGAGAATGCTTTTGCAGATACAGACTGTAAAACCGTGATTCTTTCGCCGGGAATCTATGAAATTGAAAAGTGGGCATTCAGAAACAGTCATCTGGAACAGTTGTATCTTTATGATGATCTGGAAAAAATCAGTGACTATGCATTTCAGGACTGTGATATGCTGCATACTCTGCATATCAACGCAATCGAGGCTCCGGCCTACAGTGGAAATTATTTCGATACATTCCAGGATAAATATGATCGTCTGCTGAGTATGAAGGATAAAAAGAAGATTGTCCTGTTTTCCGGCTCTTCGACAAGATTTGGTTACGACAGTGAGATGATAGACCAGGCTTTTCCTGATTATGAAGTAGTCAATATGGGAGTTTTTGCCTATTCACCGGCACTTCCGCAGCTTGAACTGATTCGTTCCTGTATGAAGGAAGGAGATGTTCTTCTGGATTCTCCGGAATTTGATGCGGCAAACCGGCAGTTCTGTTATCAGAAGGAACTGGATTATGCAACTTTTGCCATGATGGAGTCTGATTATGATGTGTTTGCGCAGCTGGACCTCAGAGAGTATAAACAGATTTTCACTGCTTTTACTGCATATCAGGATGCAAGAGCAGATATGGAAAGAAAAAATTATGATGTCTGCGCATCAGAGTATGACGAGGATGGAAATGAAGTGGAGGAGCCAAGCTACAATGAATACGGGGATTATGTAGTGTACCGTCCGAATTCCACAAGTGAAAAACCGATTTACGGACTTCCGGTAAATTATACAGTAAATGCATATCCGAAGGATACTTATATCGATTCCATAAATACAGAATTTCAAAGATTTCTGGATCAGGGAATAAAAGTTTATTTTACTTACTCACCCAGGAATAAATATGCGCTTTCTGAAGACAGCACACAGGAGGAAAGAATCCGGCTGCATGAATATTTTAAGAGTCAGCTGAATGTTCCTGTCATTTCGGAACTTGAGGATTCTTTGTATACAGGAATTTATCTGTATGGAACGGATAATCATTTGTCTACGGAAGGGGCACAGATCCGGACTGAAAAAGTGATAAGGGATCTGAAAGAACAGTTTGCGAAGGAGGAAAAGAAATGA